The genomic region tttaaaagctGGGGAAAAGGCATACGTGAAAAGTAGTGGAGTCTAGAGTAATAAGTCATGGGATACGGTTTCTTAAATCAGGTCACCAGATCATAAAAATCACACCATTGTTTTTTCTCACATTACAAAAGAAAAAGCCAAGAACCTGCACACCACAGCTCTTAGTAAGACTAAAATAACTCCGTCACATATCAAAACGGCACTATTCTTACTCCTGCATAAAAATAGAGCAGCAGACCAGGAAATGTCCACTCAGACTGTCCAAGTGATTATTTGTAGAATTTTGTCTTAGAATTTTAGAATATAGAGCAGGGTTTCTCAACTCTAGGTCCATTTTATTGCAGAGTTTTGCTCCAGTCCTATTGAAACATctaaacaagctaatcaaggtcttcaggatcactagaaaGTTACAGGCAGATCATTTCGATCAAGGTTTGAACAAGAAAGTGGACCTTGAGAGACTGAGCTGAATTCTCAATAAGGCATTCAAAAAAACAGAATTATCTATAATAGACAGAAAGGGCCTGATGCTAAGATGCAGAACATGAATAGAGGACAGTATCTCACCCATCCACAGCCAGCAGGAGGAACCACAGGAAGTTCAGCAGAGGCTGCACATATGGAGGACCCTTCTCTATAGACGGGTGCTTCTGTGTGTATGTTGTGAACACCACCAGTGCGCTTGTCTTATTTTTTAGACAAAGGAACCTGCAGTCAAGAAAAGATACTGAAATGTAtgcaaatcataaaaaataagcaTTCAACAAATTTACTGAATGTGACAATATTAGTTTAAATCACTGCACTTTAACCCATTTTATAAAAGCAGGAGTAGAGTAAAAAAGTAGTTCATACATCATAAAAGCAGTCCATATGACTTCTGCACTATTTTACAATTCTTCTGAATGCTATTTCTATGATAGCTTGTGTGAAACAGATCCAAACTTAAGTTGTTTCCTTTAATTTTCAGTTCACTTCAAATTGTATCAGTAGCTTAGGCTACATTTACATGACAACGAtgtagtcataaaaaaaaaaaacctttcacgaTGCCTTACACAACGTTTTCAAAATGATTCACGTTTACACATATCTGCGAAAATGGCCAATGCTGTATAATGTATGCctggccagtagttggcgctgtcaccttgtAAGTAAACAGTAccatttcattgtttttttctcgCTTTGATATGAAACAATACAGGGTACAGCAGGCGCCAGCACCTTTGTGCATGCAATTGAAGAGCATGCATTCCGAGCACAGTACCGCACTCGTCTGGTTGCTGAAGTAAAGTTGGAGTGCGCTTCTGAAACGTCTTCCATTTGATGCTGTCATAAAGACGttctgtttaaataaacaatggttctaatcaccaaaataaaaaaaataaaaaatagtgagTGCGATCAGCAGCtgtgagtggggtggccaacTGTAGCACCGCCCCTGCATTAacagagttaattttttttacccgttaaactggaaaaaatgcATTTCGTGTGTTAACGCGCTAATTTTTACGCCACTAGTCTATACGCAAATACTTCCACAAAGTGTTTAAATGCTGCTCTCTCCCTTTTGGAAATGAGCAGAGTTTGTGTTCTGAATTCTCTAAATGACTGCTTATTAATGTCCAAGTGAAGTCATGTGTGAGCGCAATACACTGCTGCTCAATTGTATGCAGTCTTTGGGGTTAAAAGACAATATGTAGGAACCCAGCCAGCACATTTCCCTTTTAGTCAGAGTTAAACAACCTGACTATTCAAGCACATATTATAGTGGAGAACTCCAAGACAATAGAAGCTTTCACACCAAATAGTTATAGGAACTAGCCACCAGGGCTAAAATGTTCCCTAGGACCATTTTCTTGGTTGGATTTGAACCGACAGTAGGATCTGACATAAGCCTGCCAACAGCGATGACATTtaagtgcagaaaaaaaaatctactgtaCAGTGGAGAACAACATATGAAGTATCATTAACTGTGAAACAAgcagtgtgtatatttatttaaataaatctttaagTCTTGGTCTAAAATGTTGCAAGAAGCGTGGTGTGTCTGGTATGCATTTTTTACTCTTAGATTTATCTTTGAGAACTTGACGTTTTGTATTAATATGATGTTATATCTCTGAATTGGCATAATACCCATTTatctgactgataataaattgttacatttaattttattctaaTTTACTCTAATTATTGACTCCAGTAGATTACCTTGTATCCTTGTTACTGCATTCCCTGTGTCAGGTTAATAACGAACTAAAATTCAGTTGAGATGGAGCATAGGGCACACAAACTGTAACTTTAGAGATTCAGCTAACACTTGGTATTAGTTCAAGTGTACTTAGATTGTAAAGGCTTATAGGGAACTTCAGTTTAGGTCAACTGGATGTTGTTCAAACAACCTAAATAGGGTGAGGCTAACCTctgtttattgttatattattctaGCTAAGTGTACATGGAGAAACCATGGCATGACCATACCAAAACTACTATCAGAAAAAGTAATGTTGGTCGGCTTATCTACAGTATTGGTCATGACCTCTGACTAGAAATAATGTTGCTTTAAGTGTATACAAATCTATAGGAATTAAATTTAAGTACTTTTAGAATGAGCAAGCATAGAAGCAGCCTTCTAAATATTACTCAATAACCTCTGTCTAATAAGACTGAGAATGTGACCGTAAAGTATGCTAACGGCCAAAACGATATCTTTGAgcgacatgagcacccgaatgaacgagcacaaaaatattaaagaataaataGAATAATCAGATGTCTAGATAAATCATCATATGAATGATATATAATAATTGGCATTCTAACCCAAATGCAAGGTCATAATAAAATAGTCAGATTTGCATTTAACCTAAATGTAATAACTTTTCACGCTGAAAAGACCGAACATGCAAGAAAAACCTTCAGGCACCATTGGAAACCTTCCTTGAGCCAATTGTGTGGAACTTGCAAACGTACACTTACATCACTTGTAGTTCTTATTATGCGGGGTTAGAACCTCCCCCAAATGCATTCCTAGAACCAAAGGAGTTCCCAGTTCCTGTGGTGCAAACACGCCAAAAGTGGAAACTTCCACCATTAGGAGCTATAAAATGCCACTGCTGCAAAAGCTCCTAATACTCAAGTTTTTGATGAAATGGGGAGCGTTCTTATTCTCAAGATTTTTTTCAGAAAGCTGGGGCTGATGGCAACAGCATCAACTTCAATACCACTAGGGCTACTACACATGTACCCTATAGTGCCAAACAGCTACCTCAGCGCTCTGGCACCATGGACCGTGCACAGCATTTATCAAAAAGACATGGACATGATCCagatttcaaaatgaaagaaaaaccttACAGATGTGTCCAAGCACAGGTTCAGGTGTGTAGTGCAATGGCAGACCAGATTTTGTCCTCTGGACTGATGTAAAGAAAGCATGGCACATCAATTGAAATGAAAGCACTTCCTTTAAATACAGCACTACTACTAAAGCTCTGGCTTTAGTGAAGCAAGTAGTTAATATGCAGGTGCTTTAGGTTCCCTCAGCCTGTTTGGGGTTTTAGCCAGGTGACTTTAGAGTCAATTTAAACCTAGAAAATTAATGGACCTAAAGTGTGTCGAAAGTGCTCTCGACCAACGTTCAGAGCTCAGGTAATGAGGCCTTTTCTTACTAAAGTGTTAGCTGAACAGTCTTCACACATCTTGTGCCTTGTTAGGGCACTGTATATCCATATTTAGCACTATAGCCAGAATATGCTTTCTAAGCAGCTTTTTTTGGGGTGACACTATAGGTTTTCTGTATTGAAACAGAGGTTTATACACTGGGTTGTGGATGCCATTTTATTGGATTATGAATCTCAGGACTAAAAAGTAAGAACATCTTCTACCAGAGAAATGGCTTCCTTCTTGGCGTGAGCAAATGTTGTGTCCATCTtagtctcgcatagccagaccttcagactaaTGTTAGAAGGTCTGGGAATCTTTGACAGGTAAAGCAACCAATCACATTTCGTtttgttctgtgatcagcagaacAGATCAGGTAATGTGGTCGATAACGCACCTCCGTTTTGGCCTCGCCCATCGATCTGGTAACACTTTTACTGTCCTGTAGAGACCTATACTTGGTTTTCTCTCAGTGGCTCCACTCTTGAGCCGGGCCAGGCCAGGCTAGCTCTGTACTTTAACATTGTGTGATTAGACACTGTTCCCCAGAGAGTTAGTTATTGATGCAATGTCAAGTgattgaaagggaacatctcaggttgcGTAACCTCATTTTTCACAAGATGAGGGAATGAGACATTGCGTACAACCTTCTTATGTGCTATGCCTCTTTGCCTTCAGTGAAAAGATTCTGAGAAATTGGTGAACAGCATTATATAActattatatatagatagatagatagatagatagatagatagatagatagatagatagatagatagatggatataaCTTACACAGTGAAGACTAACTCATTTAcacgtatttatttattgtagtttttttgtCCCATTGCTTGTATATAACTCATCATATTTTATCTTACCTGTTAGTGATgtctaaattatttaatgtatgtttaaataaatctgttatgaAAGTCAGCCACTGTGTACATgaatatatttcaacaacaaataaaaaatgtataatttagaagttaatttaAAAGCTGCATTGTGTGCAATTTACATGTTtgcataaaactttttttttaaaagttgagtgttgattattatatttattatttatatttatttatttataatatatttaaatttaagtttggtCTCTGTTAATTGTAACCCTATGGTAATGTAAAAGGGATCTAAAAGGGCTAGTTTAGAGCATAAGTTATGTTAAAGAAAGAGCAGTTTGTTCAGTAAACctctatttaataaataaaaaacattaaaaaaattgtgtttaattTACACAGCCATACTGAACCGAACACTGATGTCAAAATCGAGGTACGTACTGAACCATCATGTttgtgtaccattacacccctagccATGCAGATACATCATTTCTCTGCTGTAGCTCTCAAGCACGATGGCGTTCAGCAGGTCACATCAGAATTGACCTTAATGACGACAAGCTATTTTTTCTTCACTTTAAATCAATTTGAAGCTAGACAGCATCAGTCCTGATTCAATTCTGTATACGGTATAGCAGAGTGGCCtacaaattatttttcttatattcCTGCTTCTGTATTTTGCAATAGAAATAGTCAAACCAGTCTGAAACTAGATTTTGgtttaaaaatagtaatagaatTTCCAAACTCCAGAACTCACTGTAAGACGGCCTGTGCTACAAACATGTCCACCTCTCCGTGAAAACCTCGCACTGATGAATACTCCACCAACATCTGTGCACAGCCTTCTCCATCAGATGAGTGTAGGAAATGATAGCGTGATTCACTGTAGTTTTGctctaaatgcaaaaaaacaaataccGTGGGTTACTCATTCTCAAAACAGCTGACTGTTCCTTTAGAATTTATTGAATGATTATTAATGTCGGTTTTACCTTTCCACAATGTGAGCGCCAGCAGCTGGTGTAGTTTGGGGTGGCCCAACTTCCCCGAGCCTCCTGATGACCACTTGATCGCTCTGGAGACAAATGCCACTCGCTCTGGTGAATTTGGGTCCATCAGGCTGAAGAGTTTAGCCAAATGCTCTAGAACAAACACCAAGAATGTGATTACACAATTAAAAGCCTAGGCCTATCATGTATTTGCTGCAGATTGTAGGTATTGTAGATTGTGTAGGGTTGGGAAATGTTGAATATTTATTATACTCTGTATTGTATAAGTTGATTGACTGTATGAGGTTTACCAATAGTGTCAATATTATGCAGATTTGAATGTGCTTCTCATTTTGCCATTAAAATTTCCCATAGACTTTTATTAATTCAACTATTCCTTATTTCACGATGTGGCTAAATGAGTGTTAAAACAGAATTGAACTTCAGTAGCAAAATTTCTgttaagttttaaaatatatgattataCCTTGATTATTTTAAACCACTATTACACTAAACATTTTTAATCTAACTGGTGGTTAGTTGAAATGATGGTTCCACTGACTgaccaaaacacacaaacaaacacagcttttcaacAAATTTGAAGGAGCAGTACATTTAAACTCAATACTGGCTACCAATATTCACACACTtgtattagattaaaaataaataaaccttctGAATATTCGGACAATTCTGTTCTAACTATAGATAAAGCCAAATATAACCACACCTCTAATTGTTtgccaaatgaataaaaaccacCAGCACAACAGCCTTAATAATACAATGCTCAATAAACTCACCTAGTGTCTCATCCTCTACTTCGGCCCCAGATTTCTCCAGGGACTCTAGTACCAGCATGGACAGATCTGCAGCACTGTTTTGCTGTTTAGAAAATGACACATTAGtgcagaggaaaaaaaaagttaactaatTGTGAACCAGTAACAACTGACCTTTACAGAGATGTCACGACTAGGGTTGTAACGATATACCGGTATGACGATATACCGTATACGATTATCATACCATGTACATTTGCTTATCTACGGTATTGAGAGAAAATAAACACAGAATCTCACCTGCGCCTAGGCAACAACGTTCCacctaaggggccgttcacatatctcaCCTAAAACACGTGGAAAACGTTAGACGAgctgctttctgattttttcccaAAGCCTTCTGGTTAACCTTTATCGATTAAGGCCGATAAAGGTTAACTGATGTAGCCTAATGTTGGGCTGCTTGCGGCTCATGCGCAGAACACGTGCGATCGGCTGTGAGTTACGTTGACCGTATCATCATTCATTCACAGTGtactaattaagcttttaatgtaatttaaactttaaaaaaagttttaaaaagtacattaaaatagaaacaacacaaaagttcttcaacatgaaaatcaatagaaatgtagtaactaagTCATTTCATCAGATAACTGCACTCTGCAGGGCTGCGGAACACAGGACAGATAGACTATTcattcctacaacttgttaattAATTTCcacgatttattaatttgtagCAATTGTCCATGTTTCGttaattttgttccctaaataacccatgatttaactgaaataagggaacaaattaataaatcgaacgaattattaattcatgaaatcatctccggttactatcgtaacctcggttccctgagaggcgggaacgagacattacgtcagctaagacgtatatgggaactcttcccttctccactttcactgaaatcttattggctaacgccagctggggacagctggcctattgacgcgaagcatgcaaatactgacaagtcagcgggcagtataaaatgcatgggcgcgaaaattacgtcagaatcacgactgaacgctagcacagctgatcaaacagtGACCACGGGggctaacgtaatgtctcgttcccgcctctcagggaaccgaggttacgatagtaaccggagacgttccctttcgtggcggtaactcaacattacgtcccctaagacgtatatgggaactgtataaaatcccgccgtgataagccctgaacggagtcaatcacccccacacataagcaggacagttttagccaatggccgtgtcgctaagagtgcttgcatctgataggcggaactagGCCAATGAGACATCTGCTCCGACCCTAACAAAATTTGCATAACTTCAAGCAATAAATCGAAGTCTGCACTAACCAGGGCAGACACAACGCAATGAGCACTGAAGCATGAGAGTTAAACAGAGTCGACGGCGTTTGCGGTGACAACTGCACAAACCAtttaaaccataacacagagttagcagccatggtaactactgtatagctggttataacagaatgaataaataaataaagttaaataaaacttaactcaccgaaagtacatgtgacgctacagagggtacatccagcttgtaaaacctggtgattgtgttctgggaagaccagccagcagcaaaacataaatactggacagacatacctctagaccaggcccatcaggaagcatttatattgtcctcgctgaatgagctctgatgttgaggggataatCCTTCCCCTGTCATTCGATAGCGTCCACAATCCAGTCAGAAAGTCTCGGTTTAGaaacagcacgtcccttattacatccaccaagcacacgaacagctggtccgactgacgaaaggcggccgagcgattcatatacatccgtaaaaccctaacagggtccAGGCGCTCTGAGTATCAGCGTCACGCGAGGCTGACGGCTCAACAGATAAGGCGGGTAGGGAAACAAAACGGTGTATTGAACGACTTCGGAACGAAACCCGGTCTCGGCCGGAGAGTGACGTTACAGTCGCCAGGTCTGAAACTGATGCAATATCGTTCACCAAACGCAAAGCAGACTTCAGGGAAGCTCCTTAACCGCAATCGAAGCTAAGGGCTCGAACGGTAGTAAGAGatagagccctcaaaactagagctaaatcccaCGGCGGCACGGAGGGCGGCCATGAAGTACACAATCTCCTTGCTCCCCTGAAACTTTCGGTCGAAAAACTGATCAACTGAACCCTgaaaactgattaccagagcgtgcttaccgatcgtttgcccgtcaaccggggaacgaaaagcggcaatagcggtcacatacaccttcagtgtggatggtttcaaactcccgctatccatactgtgctgtagaaagcgcAAAACACCCGACACGGAACAGGTCCCCGGGTCAACATAAATGTCTTcgcaccattttgtgaaaactccccacttcTGCGCGTAGCAGCGAATGTTTGATGGTGCTCGCGTCTCTGTAAGTGTGTTTAGCACTCGTGAGTGCAGAGCGTCCCGCTTATTATGGTCCACgcagcggccacacatgaaggtttcacagctcggggctggggtgccatattgtgccattcgcctgagacagcaggtcctgcctgagggggattcgccatgggggagccatcactaactctctcaggtccgcgaactagggctgattcggccagttcggggccacgagtataactgacgctctctcctccctgattttgcacaatCACAATCTTCACCGGAGCcgatgtcagagcatctcccggcaggggggagtgagatagcgagaagAACGTGTTACAGTCTGTGTTCTCGCTTGTGtcaaacaaatccacttccttCCCCCCAATCATTAGATCTtatcctgggtgaagcctccatctccttgaggaaacctgttcctcgaaagcatgctcactccacggttcaaagtaccggggatgtgcgacgctcttatggagattaagtgtcggtccgcccacaacaggagactcgctgcctgtttgaatagagctctggagcCCACGCCACCCTGGCAatttatgtacgagaccacagacgtgttgtcggTTTGAATCAGTACATGTTGCCGCTCCAATTTCGACCGAAAGGCTGGCAGGGCTAAGGACACCGCTTCCAATTCCAAACGGTgtatgtgccaccttctctgtgacaccgaccacaggcctgaggcaggtacgcCCAGACACACTGCTCCTCAGCCTGAAGTAGACGCGTTCGTAGAGAAAAGAgctcctgggctgaacatatccgggctgttccacggtctcagagtgctgacgcaACTGTGAATGACCGTATGTGCTTGTGGACCGAAGACCACGCCCTCGGCGGAACTCAAGTTACAGCCAAAACAGTAGCGGCCGCAATGTAGCAGACCCAGATGGCGCACTGAAGAAGCCGCCGCCAtcagtcccagaagcctctgaaatcCCCTCAGTGAAAATGACCTGCCCGGTCTGAAACAGCGCAGAGTCGATGAAATGctctagagagagatgggctcgcatcgccatcgagtctaaacatattcccagatatgttacAGTCCGACACGTAAAAACATGCTCTTCTGCATATTGGACACGCAGTCCCAGCGTATCCAAACGGCGAAGCATTGTTTTCACATGACTGatagcacatctcttgagtgggctaaaatcagccaatcgtccagataaTTCAACATGCGCATTCCGCTCGATCTGAGGGGAAATTTCGCTCTATCGCTCCCTCTTGAGCAGACTGAGGACTTCCTGTCGCAGAACAGGACGGTTCTGGGGCAAAGTCAGTGATGGGACCACGCCATTGAAgcggggaggtctgcgtttgaatTGGAGAGAATATCCATCGTGAATTATTCCCAGTATCCACGGTGAAACGCCCAAAATAGCCCTCCTACCGTCCATGAAATGACACCACGGACGCGTTACCTCTACAACCACTGATGGCTTATTTTGACCAGGGCCCCGCCCCCGCGAGGCTGGAAGCACTGGCGGGAGGGCGGGTCGCG from Carassius carassius chromosome 40, fCarCar2.1, whole genome shotgun sequence harbors:
- the LOC132122065 gene encoding Golgi to ER traffic protein 4 homolog; amino-acid sequence: MSEQESLKSSSARNRGGVQRVEGKLRASVERGDYYEAHQMYRTLFFRYMSQEKHAEARELMYNGALLFFSYNQQNSAADLSMLVLESLEKSGAEVEDETLEHLAKLFSLMDPNSPERVAFVSRAIKWSSGGSGKLGHPKLHQLLALTLWKEQNYSESRYHFLHSSDGEGCAQMLVEYSSVRGFHGEVDMFVAQAVLQFLCLKNKTSALVVFTTYTQKHPSIEKGPPYVQPLLNFLWFLLLAVDGGKLTVFTVLCEQYQPSLKRDPMYNEYLDRIGQLFFGVPPKQSSSYGGLLGNLLNSLMGSGEEEEGEEAQEDSSPIELD